A DNA window from Hydrogenophaga taeniospiralis contains the following coding sequences:
- a CDS encoding bifunctional protein-serine/threonine kinase/phosphatase: MAFHIDIGFVCQTGRKEKNEDFCAAMLPPAGQEDMGSIVAIADGVSTGGMGGEAAQTTVTSLVRSYHDTPETWDTTVALDRIIGAQNTWLTGTNHRRQPAMGLTTLTALVLRGQSYTVAHVGDSRCYLLREGQTLLLTHDHVVNHPDMRHQLLRAVGLEDHLVVDYLQGDLQVGDTFVMLTDGVHGKLSERRIAECAAPAGQAAGAQPAAERLVAEALAAGSDDNVTAMVVRVRGLQGPNLQDAGRAAQSLPVPHKLKVGESIDGLTVTATVADNGINLLYQVRDPQTQTLYALKTLHPARAHDQDERAMLAHEAWLAKRMMSSRAAGHLVAIHDHLPNRLPRSACYLLYDWHSGETLQQLLDRQQKLGPGQAVSVAMQTLRVLGLLHRQGVIHRDIKPANLHQGDDGVLRVLDLGVALTGREPESMRRLHAGTPSFVNPEQWGHHGKAAGGSATEGEPELPDAQSDLFALGVTLYQLLTGKLPYGEVLPYQVGRYYRDPTAPSRHNPEVPIWLDHVLQKAVARDKSLRFETAEEFLLALERGASRPLTVPPASALLQRDPTMLWKLLLGFSVLFNLLLVYWLLFLPK; encoded by the coding sequence ATGGCCTTTCATATAGATATTGGCTTTGTCTGCCAGACCGGCCGCAAAGAGAAGAACGAAGACTTCTGCGCCGCCATGCTGCCGCCCGCAGGGCAGGAAGACATGGGCTCCATCGTCGCCATCGCCGACGGCGTGAGCACCGGTGGCATGGGCGGCGAGGCGGCGCAGACGACGGTCACCAGTCTGGTGCGCAGCTACCACGACACGCCCGAAACCTGGGACACCACCGTCGCGCTCGACCGCATCATCGGCGCGCAGAACACCTGGCTCACCGGCACCAACCACCGCCGCCAGCCCGCCATGGGCCTGACCACGCTCACGGCGCTGGTGCTGCGCGGTCAGTCGTACACCGTGGCCCACGTGGGCGACTCGCGCTGCTACCTGCTGCGCGAAGGCCAGACCCTGCTGCTCACGCACGACCACGTCGTGAACCACCCCGACATGCGCCACCAGCTGCTGCGCGCCGTGGGCCTGGAAGACCACCTCGTGGTGGACTACCTGCAGGGCGACCTGCAGGTGGGCGACACCTTCGTCATGCTCACCGACGGCGTGCACGGCAAGCTCTCCGAGCGCCGGATCGCCGAGTGCGCCGCCCCCGCCGGGCAGGCCGCAGGCGCCCAGCCCGCCGCCGAGCGCCTGGTGGCCGAGGCCCTGGCCGCCGGCAGCGACGACAACGTCACCGCCATGGTGGTGCGCGTGCGGGGTCTGCAAGGCCCCAACCTGCAAGACGCCGGCCGCGCCGCCCAGAGTCTGCCCGTGCCGCACAAACTCAAAGTGGGCGAGAGCATCGACGGTCTGACCGTCACCGCCACCGTGGCCGACAACGGCATCAACCTGCTCTACCAGGTGCGCGACCCGCAGACCCAGACGCTCTACGCCCTGAAAACACTGCACCCCGCGCGCGCCCACGACCAGGACGAGCGCGCCATGCTCGCGCACGAAGCCTGGCTCGCCAAACGCATGATGTCCTCGCGCGCGGCCGGCCACCTGGTGGCCATCCACGACCACCTGCCCAACCGCCTGCCGCGCAGCGCCTGCTACCTGCTGTACGACTGGCACAGCGGCGAAACCCTGCAGCAACTGCTGGACCGCCAGCAAAAGCTCGGGCCGGGGCAGGCCGTCAGCGTCGCCATGCAGACCCTGCGCGTGCTCGGCCTGCTGCACCGCCAGGGCGTGATCCACCGCGACATCAAACCCGCTAACCTGCACCAGGGCGACGACGGCGTGCTGCGCGTGCTCGACCTCGGCGTGGCCCTCACCGGGCGCGAGCCCGAGAGCATGCGCCGGCTGCACGCCGGCACCCCCAGCTTCGTCAACCCCGAGCAGTGGGGCCACCACGGCAAGGCCGCGGGCGGCAGCGCCACCGAAGGCGAGCCCGAACTGCCCGACGCCCAGAGCGACCTGTTCGCGCTCGGCGTCACGCTCTACCAGTTGCTCACCGGGAAGTTGCCCTACGGCGAGGTGCTGCCCTACCAGGTGGGCCGCTACTACCGCGACCCCACCGCCCCCAGCCGCCACAACCCCGAAGTGCCCATCTGGCTCGACCACGTGCTGCAGAAGGCCGTGGCGCGCGACAAGTCGCTGCGCTTCGAGACTGCGGAGGAATTCCTGCTCGCGCTGGAGCGTGGCGCCTCACGCCCGCTCACCGTGCCCCCGGCTTCGGCGTTGCTGCAGCGCGACCCGACCATGCTGTGGAAACTGCTGCTGGGCTTCAGCGTGCTGTTCAACCTGCTGCTGGTGTACTGGCTGCTGTTCTTGCCGAAGTAG
- a CDS encoding type IV pili methyl-accepting chemotaxis transducer N-terminal domain-containing protein codes for MHVSVVLLCDGLARQPLVNDLEAAGAQVLAVVDACSQLVQSVVRHAPNLVVVQAPQPDDALFKATQTLAEVSPLPVLVFTNDGDAAHIVRATESGVHAYVVGGYGAQRLRPLMQLAQARFKREQALLEELRDVSTRFEERKAVERAKGILMSARQVSDDGAFEILRTASMHSNQRLGQVAQHIIQSAHFAEGVNRSGQLRMLSQRLVKHWLLRLAGVQVAQHLALQTDSAQRIDANLALLGKNLSQPTFGDLLAQVVATWKALKKALKAEPALDQLAPINALAERLLQDADRLTASLESAGSVAPLRMLNMAGRQRMLSQRFAKAALLGVLEPDAPQRQHQADMEAARQAFEQGLAYLNGLPLSTPEIRRTLESAAQGWQQVVTGADHVRRPAGRDRLLRLEGLAAASESLLDDFEQLSAQYERSMQMLMG; via the coding sequence ATGCATGTTTCTGTGGTTTTGTTGTGTGATGGGCTGGCCCGCCAGCCGCTGGTGAACGACCTGGAGGCCGCGGGCGCCCAAGTGCTGGCGGTGGTGGATGCCTGCAGCCAGCTGGTGCAGAGCGTGGTGCGCCATGCACCAAATTTGGTGGTGGTGCAGGCCCCCCAGCCCGACGACGCCTTGTTCAAGGCCACGCAGACCCTGGCCGAGGTGTCGCCGCTGCCGGTGCTGGTGTTCACCAACGACGGCGATGCCGCGCACATCGTGCGCGCCACCGAATCGGGCGTGCACGCCTACGTGGTCGGCGGCTACGGCGCGCAACGCCTGCGCCCGCTCATGCAGCTCGCGCAGGCGCGCTTCAAACGCGAGCAGGCCCTGCTCGAAGAGCTGCGCGACGTGTCCACCCGCTTCGAAGAACGCAAGGCCGTGGAGCGCGCCAAGGGCATCCTCATGAGCGCGCGCCAAGTGTCAGACGACGGCGCCTTCGAGATCCTGCGCACCGCGTCCATGCACAGCAACCAGCGCCTGGGCCAGGTGGCGCAGCACATCATCCAGTCGGCCCATTTCGCCGAAGGCGTGAACCGCTCTGGCCAGCTGCGCATGCTCTCGCAGCGCCTCGTCAAACACTGGCTGCTGCGGCTGGCGGGCGTGCAGGTGGCGCAGCACCTGGCGCTGCAGACCGACTCGGCCCAGCGCATCGACGCCAACCTCGCGCTGCTCGGAAAAAACCTCTCGCAGCCCACCTTCGGCGACCTGCTGGCCCAGGTGGTGGCCACCTGGAAGGCGCTCAAGAAAGCCCTGAAAGCCGAGCCCGCGCTGGACCAGCTCGCGCCCATCAACGCCCTGGCTGAGCGCCTGCTGCAAGACGCCGACCGCCTCACCGCCAGCCTGGAGAGCGCCGGCAGCGTGGCGCCGCTGCGCATGCTCAACATGGCCGGGCGCCAGCGCATGCTCTCGCAGCGTTTTGCCAAAGCGGCGCTGCTCGGGGTGCTGGAGCCCGACGCGCCCCAGCGGCAGCACCAGGCCGACATGGAAGCCGCGCGCCAGGCCTTCGAGCAGGGCCTGGCCTACCTGAACGGCCTGCCCCTGTCCACGCCCGAGATCCGCCGCACGCTGGAGTCCGCCGCCCAGGGCTGGCAACAGGTGGTGACCGGCGCCGACCACGTGCGCCGCCCGGCCGGGCGCGACCGCCTGCTGCGCCTGGAAGGCCTGGCGGCGGCCAGCGAAAGCCTGCTCGACGATTTCGAGCAGCTGTCGGCCCAGTACGAACGCAGCATGCAAATGCTCATGGGCTGA
- the nirB gene encoding nitrite reductase large subunit NirB has protein sequence MKKAKLVMVGNGMAGVRTLEELLKIAPDLYDITVFGAEPHPNYNRILLSPVLAGEQTLDEIVLNDWSWYSDNGITLHAGVKVTEVDRIRRVVHGVNAAGEPVSAPYDRLIMATGSNPFILPIPGKDLKGVLAYRDIADTQAMIDAAATYKHAVVIGGGLLGLEAANGLMKRGMTVSVVHVAPWLMERQLDDVAGKMLQASLEQRGMKFLIGAQTQELVGGEDGRVKAIRFKDGTEVPADLLVMAVGIRPNTALAETMRLYVNKGIVVSDTMQTVTDPRIYAVGECAAHRGIAYGLVAPLFEQGKVLATHLAEFGIGRYTGSLTSTKLKVTGIDLFSAGNFMGDDSTEEIVMSDPSGGVYKKLVIQGDKLVGACLYGDTVDGSWYFKLLREGRTVNDIRDKLMFGESHLGDAGHQGQSKAAAMADSDEVCGCNGVTKGTICKAIKDKGLFTLDEVRKHTKASASCGSCTGLVEQILMFTAGGDYSATPKMKAMCGCTEHGHAAVREAIRTPLPDGSKLLTTAQVFAHLNWKTPNGCASCRPAVNYYLISTWPKEAKDDPQSRFINERSHANIQKDGTYSVIPRMWGGETTADELRRIADAVDKYKIPTVKVTGGQRIDLLGVKKEDLVNVWKDIGMPSGHAYAKALRTVKTCVGSEWCRMGTQDSTQMGKDLERAMWRMYAPHKVKFAVSGCPRNCAEAGIKDVGIIGVDSGWEMYIAGNGGIKTEVAHFLVKLKTAAEVLEYTGAFCELYRQEGWYLERTVHFVNRVGLDYVKKRILEDHEGRKALWEQLQFALDGEPDPWFDFKEAAVDTRQFEAVSALS, from the coding sequence ATGAAAAAAGCAAAACTGGTGATGGTCGGCAACGGCATGGCCGGTGTGCGCACGCTTGAAGAGCTGCTCAAGATCGCCCCGGACCTCTACGACATCACGGTCTTCGGCGCCGAGCCGCACCCGAACTACAACCGCATCCTGCTCTCGCCGGTGCTGGCGGGCGAGCAGACGCTGGACGAGATCGTGCTCAACGACTGGTCCTGGTACAGCGACAACGGCATCACCCTGCACGCGGGCGTCAAGGTCACCGAGGTGGACCGCATCCGGCGCGTGGTGCACGGTGTGAACGCCGCGGGCGAGCCCGTGAGCGCGCCCTACGACCGCCTGATCATGGCGACCGGCTCCAACCCCTTCATCCTGCCGATCCCCGGCAAGGACCTCAAGGGCGTGCTGGCCTACCGCGACATCGCCGACACGCAGGCCATGATCGACGCGGCCGCCACCTACAAACACGCGGTGGTCATCGGCGGCGGCCTGCTGGGCCTGGAAGCGGCCAACGGCCTGATGAAGCGCGGCATGACGGTGAGCGTGGTGCACGTCGCGCCCTGGCTGATGGAGCGCCAGCTGGACGACGTGGCCGGCAAGATGCTGCAGGCCTCGCTGGAACAGCGCGGCATGAAGTTCCTGATCGGTGCGCAGACGCAGGAACTGGTGGGCGGTGAAGACGGACGCGTGAAGGCGATCCGCTTCAAGGACGGGACCGAGGTGCCGGCCGACCTGCTGGTGATGGCCGTGGGCATCCGCCCCAACACCGCGCTGGCCGAAACCATGCGCCTGTATGTGAACAAGGGCATCGTGGTGAGCGACACCATGCAGACCGTGACCGACCCGCGCATCTACGCGGTGGGCGAGTGCGCGGCGCACCGCGGCATCGCCTACGGCCTGGTGGCCCCGCTGTTCGAGCAGGGCAAGGTGCTGGCCACGCACCTGGCCGAGTTCGGCATTGGCCGCTACACCGGCTCGCTCACCTCCACCAAGCTCAAGGTGACGGGCATCGACCTGTTTTCCGCCGGCAACTTCATGGGCGACGACAGCACCGAAGAGATCGTGATGAGCGACCCCTCGGGCGGCGTCTACAAGAAACTGGTGATCCAGGGCGACAAGCTGGTCGGCGCCTGCCTGTACGGCGACACGGTGGACGGCAGCTGGTACTTCAAGCTGCTGCGCGAAGGCCGCACGGTCAACGACATCCGCGACAAGCTGATGTTTGGCGAGAGCCACCTGGGCGACGCCGGCCACCAGGGCCAGAGCAAGGCCGCGGCCATGGCCGACTCCGACGAGGTCTGCGGCTGCAACGGCGTGACCAAGGGCACCATCTGCAAGGCCATCAAGGACAAAGGCCTGTTCACGCTGGACGAGGTGCGCAAGCACACCAAGGCCAGCGCCAGCTGCGGCTCGTGCACCGGCCTGGTCGAGCAGATCCTGATGTTCACCGCCGGCGGCGACTACTCGGCCACGCCGAAGATGAAAGCCATGTGCGGCTGCACCGAACACGGCCACGCAGCGGTGCGCGAAGCCATCCGAACGCCGCTGCCCGACGGCAGCAAGCTGCTGACCACGGCCCAGGTGTTTGCCCACCTGAACTGGAAGACGCCCAACGGCTGCGCGAGCTGCCGCCCGGCCGTCAACTACTACCTGATCAGCACCTGGCCCAAGGAGGCGAAAGACGACCCGCAATCGCGCTTCATCAACGAGCGCTCGCACGCCAACATCCAGAAAGACGGCACCTACAGCGTGATCCCGCGCATGTGGGGCGGCGAGACCACCGCCGACGAACTGCGCCGCATCGCCGACGCGGTGGACAAGTACAAGATCCCCACCGTCAAGGTCACGGGCGGCCAGCGCATCGACCTGCTGGGCGTGAAGAAGGAAGACCTGGTCAACGTCTGGAAAGACATCGGCATGCCCTCGGGCCACGCCTACGCCAAGGCCCTGCGCACGGTCAAAACCTGCGTGGGCAGCGAGTGGTGCCGCATGGGCACGCAGGACTCGACCCAGATGGGCAAGGACCTGGAGCGCGCGATGTGGCGCATGTACGCGCCGCACAAGGTGAAGTTCGCCGTCTCGGGCTGCCCGCGCAACTGCGCCGAGGCCGGCATCAAGGACGTCGGCATCATCGGCGTGGACTCGGGCTGGGAGATGTACATCGCCGGCAACGGCGGCATCAAGACCGAGGTGGCGCACTTCCTCGTCAAGCTCAAGACCGCCGCCGAGGTGCTGGAGTACACCGGCGCTTTCTGCGAGCTGTACCGCCAGGAGGGCTGGTACCTGGAGCGCACGGTGCACTTCGTGAACCGCGTCGGCCTGGACTACGTGAAGAAACGCATTCTGGAAGACCACGAAGGCCGCAAGGCCCTGTGGGAACAGCTGCAGTTCGCGCTGGACGGCGAGCCCGACCCCTGGTTCGACTTCAAGGAAGCCGCGGTGGACACGCGCCAGTTCGAGGCCGTGAGCGCCCTTTCGTGA
- a CDS encoding type IV pili methyl-accepting chemotaxis transducer N-terminal domain-containing protein — protein sequence MNAHLFNRRTLIVAAAAGLPLLNAQAQVLDLNDAINKAGRQRMLSQRMGKAWLALVHKTESGSAQAVLDKSMALFDRQLVELKAYAPSPDIRDTYVKLEAAWSDYKTALIGTAPGKPGAGAVLQADARVLALAHQGTVQYEAASGRPVGKLVNVAGRQRMLSQRMAKFYFAATLPVDAATATAEIGKARTEFLSAMELLRNAPEATDRIRAELQLADGQWFFFDQALQRMQTAGAAAKPLSDVFVTSENLLSVMDRVTGLYAAIKT from the coding sequence ATGAACGCCCATTTGTTTAATCGCAGAACCCTGATCGTCGCCGCCGCTGCCGGCCTCCCGCTGTTGAACGCACAGGCCCAGGTGCTGGACCTCAACGACGCCATCAACAAGGCCGGCCGCCAGCGCATGCTGTCGCAGCGCATGGGCAAGGCCTGGCTGGCGCTGGTGCACAAGACCGAAAGCGGCAGCGCGCAGGCGGTGCTCGACAAGTCGATGGCCCTGTTCGACCGCCAGCTCGTCGAGCTCAAGGCCTACGCGCCCTCGCCCGACATCCGCGACACCTACGTGAAACTCGAAGCGGCCTGGAGCGACTACAAGACCGCGCTCATCGGCACCGCGCCGGGCAAGCCGGGCGCGGGCGCCGTGCTGCAGGCCGATGCGCGGGTGCTGGCGCTGGCGCACCAGGGCACGGTGCAATACGAAGCGGCATCGGGACGCCCGGTGGGCAAGCTGGTCAACGTGGCCGGGCGCCAGCGCATGCTCTCGCAGCGCATGGCCAAGTTCTACTTCGCCGCCACGCTGCCCGTGGACGCGGCCACCGCCACGGCCGAAATCGGCAAGGCGCGCACCGAGTTCCTGAGCGCCATGGAACTGCTGCGCAACGCCCCCGAGGCCACCGACCGCATCCGCGCGGAACTGCAGCTGGCCGATGGCCAGTGGTTCTTTTTCGACCAGGCGCTGCAGCGCATGCAGACCGCGGGCGCCGCCGCCAAACCCCTGTCCGACGTGTTCGTGACGAGTGAAAACCTGCTCAGCGTGATGGACCGGGTGACCGGTCTGTACGCCGCCATCAAAACCTGA
- the nirD gene encoding nitrite reductase small subunit NirD, whose product MSEWKPICRVDDIPVLGSRRVAREQGLDVAVFRNDQNEVFALLDRCPHKGGPLSQGIVFGTSVACPLHNWTIGLCTGQAAAPDEGCTPKFAVKVEDGQVFLDANELATQATDLTRPIAGPARRTTCA is encoded by the coding sequence ATGAGTGAATGGAAGCCCATCTGTCGCGTCGACGACATCCCCGTGCTGGGTTCGCGCCGCGTGGCGCGCGAGCAAGGCCTGGACGTGGCGGTGTTCCGCAACGACCAGAACGAGGTGTTCGCCCTGCTCGACCGCTGCCCGCACAAGGGCGGCCCGCTCTCGCAGGGCATCGTGTTCGGTACCAGCGTGGCCTGCCCGCTGCACAACTGGACCATCGGCCTGTGCACCGGCCAGGCCGCCGCGCCCGACGAGGGCTGCACACCGAAGTTCGCGGTGAAGGTGGAAGACGGCCAGGTGTTCCTGGACGCGAACGAGCTGGCCACCCAGGCCACCGATCTGACCCGCCCCATCGCCGGCCCGGCACGACGCACCACCTGCGCATGA
- a CDS encoding nitrate reductase, with protein sequence MSTSITRSTCPYCGVGCGVLIESQGHQITGVRGDPDHPANFGKLCTKGTTLHLTATPTIARQTRLLQPMQRLARGTAPTPVSWDAALDLATERFAHTIAKHGPDAVGFYISGQLLTEDYYVFNKLAKGLIGTNNVDTNSRLCMSSAVAGYKLTLGADAPPACYDDVNHADCLFIVGSNAAFAHPVLFRRIEEAKKNHPGMRVIVADPRRTDTADLADLFLPLQPGSDVMLFHGLLHIMLWEGWIDPAYIAAHTTGFDALRALVRECTPEHVAQVCGLNKEDLFTAAKWFATSPATLSLYCQGLNQSSSGTAKNATLINLHLATGQIGKPGAGPFSLTGQPNAMGGREVGGLANLLSAHRDLANPEHRAEVAALWGVADVPSKPGKTAVEMFQAAADGEIKALWIACTNPAQSMPDQATVRQALKRAEFVVVQEAYATATTCDWADLLLPATTWGEKEGTVTNSERRISRVRAAVPAPGEARHDWRIVVDFAQRLEKALPVRTESNTVRANGVRANGVRSEFRTETSEAVNNADRNSALTPIAEQPEKNAAPTNTLFPYQTPEQIWLEHRESTRGRDLDITGLSYETLESEGPQQWPMREGETTGQTRLYEDGHFPTPDGKARFAALPWQPLAEPRESRYPFSLSTGRLRDQWHGMTRTGTLGRLFGHVPEPVVQLHPQDIERRGLKDGDLVHVTSKRGSILVPLQASRDIGLSQAFIAMHWGPEYLSGRSSTGEPLAGVNALTTSAYCPTSKQPELKHAAVKILKAELPWNLLAMAWLPADRALAVQAELRALMPSFPFASCVPFGRDRAGVLLRASAHDAPDTALIERIETLLGLNTADTLRYVDKRLGQRRTARLLREGGSTQLEAFVLAGDTRAEVWIKPLLADELPAEGYGRLLLMPGAKAPVAIVARSRQVCTCFNVSEDDIGTHLRACDGNDDQRLAALQGGLKCGTNCGSCIPELRRLVRATPHGLQAA encoded by the coding sequence ATGAGCACGTCCATCACCCGCTCCACCTGCCCGTATTGCGGCGTCGGCTGCGGCGTGCTCATCGAAAGCCAGGGTCACCAGATCACCGGTGTGCGCGGCGACCCGGACCACCCGGCCAATTTCGGCAAGCTCTGCACCAAGGGCACCACGCTGCACCTGACGGCCACGCCAACCATCGCCCGGCAAACCCGGTTGCTGCAGCCCATGCAGCGCCTGGCCCGCGGGACCGCACCCACGCCCGTCAGCTGGGACGCGGCGCTGGATCTGGCGACCGAGCGCTTCGCCCACACCATCGCGAAACACGGCCCCGACGCCGTGGGCTTCTACATCAGCGGCCAGCTGCTGACCGAGGACTACTACGTCTTCAACAAGCTGGCCAAGGGCCTGATCGGCACCAACAACGTGGACACCAACTCGCGCCTGTGCATGAGCAGCGCAGTGGCGGGCTACAAGCTCACGCTGGGCGCCGACGCGCCGCCCGCCTGCTACGACGACGTGAACCACGCCGACTGCCTGTTCATCGTGGGCAGCAACGCCGCCTTTGCCCACCCGGTGCTGTTCCGCCGCATCGAGGAAGCGAAGAAGAACCACCCCGGCATGCGGGTGATTGTGGCCGACCCACGCCGCACCGACACCGCCGATCTGGCCGACCTGTTCCTGCCGCTGCAACCGGGCAGCGACGTGATGCTGTTCCACGGCCTGCTGCACATCATGCTGTGGGAGGGCTGGATCGACCCCGCCTACATCGCCGCGCACACCACCGGCTTCGACGCGCTGCGGGCGCTGGTGCGCGAATGCACGCCCGAGCACGTGGCGCAGGTCTGCGGCCTGAACAAGGAAGACCTGTTCACCGCCGCCAAATGGTTCGCCACCTCGCCGGCCACGCTCAGCCTGTACTGCCAGGGCCTGAACCAGAGCAGCAGCGGCACCGCGAAAAACGCCACGCTCATCAACCTGCACCTGGCCACGGGCCAGATCGGCAAACCCGGCGCCGGCCCCTTCAGCCTGACCGGCCAGCCCAACGCCATGGGCGGGCGCGAAGTGGGCGGCCTGGCCAACCTGCTGAGCGCCCACCGCGACCTCGCCAACCCCGAGCACCGCGCCGAAGTGGCCGCGCTCTGGGGGGTGGCCGACGTGCCTTCGAAGCCGGGCAAGACCGCGGTGGAAATGTTCCAGGCCGCGGCCGACGGGGAGATCAAGGCGCTGTGGATTGCGTGCACCAACCCGGCGCAGTCCATGCCCGACCAGGCCACCGTGCGCCAGGCGCTCAAGCGCGCCGAGTTCGTCGTGGTGCAAGAGGCCTACGCCACCGCCACCACCTGCGACTGGGCCGACCTGCTGCTGCCCGCCACCACCTGGGGCGAAAAGGAAGGCACCGTCACCAACAGCGAGCGCCGCATCAGCCGCGTGCGCGCCGCCGTGCCCGCGCCCGGCGAGGCCCGGCACGACTGGCGCATCGTGGTGGACTTCGCGCAGCGGCTGGAAAAAGCCCTCCCCGTTCGGACCGAATCCAACACCGTTCGAGCAAACGGGGTCAGAGCAAATGGGGTCAGATCCGAATTCCGGACAGAAACCTCCGAGGCAGTCAACAACGCCGATCGAAATTCGGCTCTGACCCCGATTGCGGAGCAGCCGGAGAAAAATGCTGCACCAACCAACACGCTCTTCCCCTACCAAACCCCCGAACAGATCTGGCTCGAACACCGCGAGTCCACCCGCGGCCGCGACCTTGACATCACCGGTCTCTCCTACGAAACGCTGGAGAGCGAAGGCCCGCAGCAATGGCCGATGCGCGAAGGCGAGACCACGGGCCAGACCCGGTTGTACGAAGACGGCCACTTCCCCACCCCCGACGGCAAGGCCCGCTTCGCCGCCCTGCCCTGGCAGCCGCTGGCCGAGCCGCGCGAATCGCGCTACCCGTTCTCGCTCAGCACCGGGCGCCTGCGCGACCAGTGGCACGGCATGACGCGCACCGGCACGCTCGGCCGCCTGTTTGGCCACGTGCCCGAGCCGGTGGTGCAGCTGCACCCGCAGGACATCGAACGCCGCGGCCTGAAAGACGGCGATCTGGTGCACGTGACCAGCAAGCGCGGCTCCATCCTGGTGCCGCTGCAGGCCAGCCGCGACATCGGTCTGTCGCAGGCCTTCATCGCCATGCACTGGGGGCCGGAGTACCTGAGCGGGCGCAGCAGCACGGGCGAGCCGCTGGCCGGCGTCAACGCGCTCACAACCTCGGCCTATTGCCCCACCTCGAAACAGCCCGAGCTCAAGCACGCGGCGGTCAAGATCCTCAAGGCCGAACTGCCCTGGAACCTGCTGGCCATGGCCTGGCTGCCCGCCGACCGCGCGCTGGCGGTGCAGGCCGAGCTGCGCGCGCTCATGCCCTCGTTCCCCTTCGCCTCCTGCGTGCCCTTCGGCCGCGACCGCGCCGGCGTGCTGCTGCGTGCCAGCGCGCACGACGCGCCCGACACCGCCCTGATCGAGCGCATCGAAACCCTGCTGGGGCTGAACACCGCCGACACGCTGCGTTACGTGGACAAACGCCTGGGCCAGCGGCGCACCGCGCGGCTGCTGCGCGAGGGCGGGTCCACACAGCTCGAAGCCTTCGTGCTGGCGGGCGACACCCGCGCCGAGGTCTGGATCAAACCCCTGCTCGCGGACGAGCTGCCCGCCGAGGGCTATGGCCGGCTGCTGCTGATGCCCGGCGCCAAAGCCCCGGTCGCCATCGTGGCCAGAAGCCGCCAGGTCTGCACCTGCTTCAACGTCAGCGAAGATGACATCGGCACCCACCTGCGGGCCTGCGATGGCAACGACGACCAGCGCCTGGCCGCGCTGCAGGGTGGGCTGAAGTGCGGCACCAACTGCGGCTCGTGCATCCCCGAGCTGCGCCGCTTGGTGCGTGCGACGCCCCACGGGCTGCAGGCCGCCTGA
- the ybiB gene encoding DNA-binding protein YbiB — translation MGISHYIKVIGRGKDGARAITREQATDLLGQVLDGSVTDLEIGGFCLAMRIKGETPEEMAGFLDAAHARLRRVPDNGLTTVVLPSYNGARKLPVLTPLLGLLLARHGVPVLVHGTATEDKRVFASSVFAELGITPSPGVSSLAAGEIAFAPTEVLSPGLKRLLDVRRAVGLRNPAHSLVKLMNPCAGRAFIVSSYTHPEYALSMAATFALTGAHAMLLRGTEGEPVADARRTPKMAVFRDGATHTVQPAQEGPLVSLPELPTTVDIDGTARYIRAVLDGELPVPTPIALQVEHILREMQRQPALETTLAQEVTTP, via the coding sequence ATGGGTATCAGCCATTACATCAAGGTCATCGGTCGCGGCAAGGACGGCGCCCGCGCGATCACGCGCGAGCAGGCCACCGACCTGCTGGGCCAGGTGCTCGACGGCAGCGTGACCGACCTGGAAATCGGCGGTTTCTGCCTGGCCATGCGCATCAAGGGTGAAACCCCCGAAGAAATGGCGGGCTTCCTCGACGCGGCCCACGCCCGCTTGCGGCGCGTGCCCGACAACGGCCTCACCACCGTGGTGCTGCCCAGCTACAACGGTGCGCGCAAGCTGCCGGTGCTCACGCCCTTGCTCGGCCTGCTGCTGGCGCGCCACGGCGTGCCGGTGCTGGTGCACGGAACGGCCACCGAAGACAAGCGCGTGTTCGCCTCCAGCGTGTTCGCCGAACTGGGCATCACGCCCTCGCCCGGCGTGTCCTCGCTCGCCGCGGGCGAAATCGCTTTTGCGCCCACCGAGGTGCTGAGCCCGGGCCTCAAGCGCCTGCTCGACGTGCGCCGCGCGGTGGGCCTGCGCAACCCGGCGCACAGCCTGGTCAAGCTCATGAACCCCTGCGCCGGCCGCGCCTTCATCGTCAGCAGCTACACGCACCCCGAATACGCGCTCTCCATGGCCGCCACTTTCGCCCTGACCGGCGCGCACGCCATGCTGCTGCGCGGCACCGAGGGCGAACCGGTGGCCGACGCGCGGCGCACCCCGAAGATGGCGGTGTTTCGCGATGGCGCCACCCACACCGTGCAGCCCGCGCAGGAAGGGCCGCTGGTCAGCCTGCCCGAGCTGCCGACCACGGTCGACATCGACGGCACCGCGCGCTACATCCGCGCCGTGCTCGACGGCGAACTGCCCGTGCCCACCCCCATCGCCCTGCAGGTGGAACACATCTTGCGAGAAATGCAGCGCCAGCCCGCGCTGGAGACCACGCTCGCTCAGGAGGTCACCACACCATGA